A window from Lampris incognitus isolate fLamInc1 chromosome 5, fLamInc1.hap2, whole genome shotgun sequence encodes these proteins:
- the eif4a3 gene encoding eukaryotic initiation factor 4A-III, whose protein sequence is MAAVAAPGRKRLLKEEDMTKVEFETSEEVDVTPTFDTMGLREDLLRGIYAYGFEKPSAIQQRAIKQIIKGRDVIAQSQSGTGKTATFCVSVLQCLDIQVRETQALILAPTRELAGQIQKVLLALGDYMNVQCHACIGGTSVGEDIRKLDYGQHVVAGTPGRVFDMIRRRSLRTRAIKMLVLDEADEMLNKGFKEQIYDVYRYLPPATQVCLISATLPHEILEMTNKFMTDPIRILVKRDELTLEGIKQFFVAVEREEWKFDTLCDLYDTLTITQAVIFCNTKRKVDWLTEKMREANFTVSSMHGDMPQKERESIMKEFRSGASRVLISTDVWARGLDVPQVSLIINYDLPNNRELYIHRIGRSGRYGRKGVAINFVKNDDIRILRDIEQYYSTQIDEMPMNVADLI, encoded by the exons ATGGCCGCCGTTGCCGCGCCGGGTAGAAAGCGTCTCCTGAAGGAGGAGGACATGACGAAGGTGGAGTTCGAGACCAGCGAGGAGGTGGACGTCACCCCGACCTTCGACACAATGGGCCTGAGAGAGGACTTGCTCCGCGGGATTTACGCCTACG GCTTTGAGAAGCCATCAGCCATTCAGCAGAGAGCCATTAAGCAGATAATCAAGGGCAGAGACGTCATCGCACA gTCTCAGTCTGGTACAGGAAAAACAGCCACGTTCTGCGTTTCAGTGCTGCAGTGTTTGGATATTCAG GTGAGAGAGACTCAGGCGCTGATCTTGGCCCCAACCAGAGAGCTGGCTGGGCAGATCCAGAAG gtccTCCTGGCTCTGGGGGATTATATGAATGTTCAGTGCCATGCCTGCATTGGTGGGACCAGTGTGGGTGAGGACATCAGGAAGTTGGACTACGGTCAACACGTGGTGGCAGGAACCCCCGGCAGAGTGTTTG ATATGATCCGCAGGAGGAGTCTGAGGACACGTGCCATTAAGATGCTGGTCCTGGATGAGGCTGATGAGATGTTGAATAAAG GCTTTAAGGAACAGATCTACGATGTGTACCGCTACCTGCCCCCTGCCACCCAGGTGTGTCTGATTAGCGCCACGCTACCCCATGAGATCCTGGAGATGACCAACAAGTTCATGACTGACCCCATTCGCATCCTGGTCAAACG tgaTGAGTTGACCCTGGAAGGGATAAAGCAGTTCTTCGTGGCggtggagagagaggagtggAAATTTGACACTTTGTGTGACCTTTATGACACTCTGACCATCACCCAGGCTGTCATCTTCTGTAACACCAAAAGAAAG GTGGACTGGCTGACAGAGAAGATGAGGGAGGCTAACTTCACAGTGTCCTCCATGCATGGAGACATGCCTCAGAAGGAGAGGGAGTCCATCATGAAGGAGTTTCGCTCTGGAGCCAG tcgggTGCTGATCTCCACAGACGTGTGGGCCAGAGGTCTGGATGTTCCTCAGGTCTCCCTGATCATAAACTACGACCTTCCCAACAACAGAGAGCTGTACATCCACAG GATTGGTCGATCGGGTCGGTATGGTCGTAAAGGTGTAGCCATCAACTTTGTGAAGAATGACGACATCCGAATCCTGCGGGACATTGAGCAGTACTACTCCACCCAGATCGATGAGATGCCCATGAACG